The Magnolia sinica isolate HGM2019 chromosome 10, MsV1, whole genome shotgun sequence genome includes a window with the following:
- the LOC131217078 gene encoding protein REDUCED CHLOROPLAST COVERAGE 2-like, with translation MAPKTGKAKPHKAKGEKKKKEDKVLPTVLEITVESPDYSQVTLKGISTDRILDVRRLLAVHVETCHLTDYSLSHEVRGSELKDSVEVVSLKPTFLSIVEDDYTEELSVAHVRRLLDIVACTTSFASRHSPKSPKEPGPTKPGSDDGSPKTVTTTTTAKPTKDGKPESPSAVDAEKADAATAATVSIYPPPKLGQFYDFFSFSHLTPPLQYIRRSLRAFVEDKKEDDFFQIDVKICNGKLVTVVASRKGFYPAGKPLLLSHSLVGLLQQISRAFDGAYKSLMKAFTEHNKFGNLPYGFRANTWVVPPIVGEAPSIFPPLPVEDESWGGNGGGQGRDGKHDQRQWAREFSILAAMPCKTPEERQIRDRKAFLLHSLFVDVSVFKAVAAIQHLIDSRKCLNENPSSHPNSISYEKQVGDLRITVTRDAHDASTKLDGKNDGSQPPGMSSEELAQRNLMKGITADESATVHDTATLGVVVVRHCGYTAVVKVPVIVNCEGTPVPQDIDIEDQPDGGANALNVNSLRMLLHEASTPQSPGGDQRSESDDLKSARLLIRKVIGDSLAKLQGEPTKQRRSIRWELGACWVQHLQNQASGKTESTKSDDKKVEPTVKGLGKLGGLLKEIKKKTDDKSSKLDTGKENSTCNSSSSSKKDTTDTADRKELEKQELEKEAMLRKLLPGPAFLRLKESETGLHLKSPDELTQMAHKYYADTALPKLVADFGSLELSPVDGRTLTDFMHTRGLQMHSLGCVVELADKLPHVQSLCIHEMVVRAFKHILQAVVAAVDDVADLAASVASCLNILLGSPSVENANMELVNDDNLKWRWVKTFLLKRFGWGLKDESCCDYLKWRKFAILRGLCHKVGLELFPRDYDMDAASPFRSTDIISMVPVYKHVACSSADGRTLLESSKTSLDKGKLEDAVNYGTKALSKLVAVCGPYHRMTAGAYSLLAVVLYHTGDFNQATIYQQKALDINERELGLDHPDTMKSYGDLAVFYYRLQHTELALKYVNRALYLLHLTCGPSHPNTAATYINVAMMEEGLGNIHVALRYLHEALKCNQRLLGADHIQTAASYHAIAIALSLMEAYSLSVQHEQTTLQILQAKLGTEDLRTQDAAAWLEYFESKALEQQEAARNGTPKPDASIASKGHLSVSDLLDYINPDVDMKVRDIQRRQAARAKMRGKPGQNQWETATDEDQKDAPLSPTYPLNENSNDKENSTKTQPVESKDKMPVIGVADELPALHQQDETMQVDTSDEGWQEAVPKGRTPASRKSSSSRRPSLAKLNTSSVNSSESAQYRAKTTNFPSPRMSLSDFVGAAAAAAVSTPKKLLKTSSFSPKPNALTISASSVEKSTNAKSAPASPSSKIQPVKLAPLSSPISTQSAGKLLSYKEVALAPPGTVMKVVAEQRPKENHPDEQKHLVTEEATATEKLNGEKKVQSTVEEVDEVPSSGQEVKSPVGIQVKKAEADDAVATESSQEAKTVAVEEKDAVSSGQEVKSPVGIEEKKAEADDAVATESSQEAKTVAVEEKEVAESVAANPTSPKETNAETSETGGIMEKQCGPTSDLETQSVLTEETPNLTEKCTANAENKATEEGDGKLQPQLNEHETEKTSANEGEKHDEEVGTGKETSKKLSAAAPPFNPSMIPVFGSVPVPGFKDHGGILPPPVNTPPMLTVNPVRKSSHHSVTARVPYGPRLSGNYNRSGNRVPRSKPVLQNGEHAIDGNHFIPPLIMNPHAAEFIPGQPWLPNGYLVSPNGFPVSPNGYPVSPNGFLISPESIPVSPNSFLASPNSSLASPMLAADEVIESGSQGEENADVTEKPPLEVKEESLEQQIDQPPANEETHLSDTEQNPIPIAAVSEEVVMAAKEDCNSTRIEEKPVKCWGDYSDNEAEVIEVRS, from the exons GTGCGAGGATCTGAGCTGAAAGACTCTGTCGAAGTCGTCTCTCTCAAGCCTACTTTTCTCAGCATTGTCGAAG ACGACTACACCGAAGAACTATCCGTCGCTCACGTCCGTCGACTTCTCGACATCGTCGCGTGTACGACTTCCTTCGCCTCAAGACACTCACCAAAGAGCCCAAAAGAACCCGGTCCAACCAAACCCGGTTCGGATGACGGGTCCCCCAAAACCGTCACCACCACAACCACAGCCAAACCTACCAAAGACGGGAAACCAGAATCTCCCTCAGCCGTTGATGCAGAAAAGGCAGATGCGGCGACGGCTGCAACGGTGTCGATTTACCCTCCACCAAAGCTCGGGCAGTTCTACGACTTCTTCTCGTTCTCGCACCTCACGCCGCCGCTCCAAT ATATTCGGCGTTCGTTGCGGGCGTTTGTCGAGGATAAGAAGGAAGATGATTTCTTTCAGATTGAT GTTAAGATTTGTAATGGGAAGCTGGTGACAGTTGTTGCTTCACGGAAAGGGTTTTATCCAGCAGGGAAGCCGCTACTTCTAAGTCATTCGTTGGTGGGTTTGTTGCAACAGATTAGCCGGGCATTTGATGGC GCTTACAAATCCCTTATGAAAGCTTTCACAGAGCACAATAAG TTTGGGAATCTTCCATACGGTTTCCGTGCCAATACATGGGTTGTCCCTCCCATCGTTGGGGAAGCTCCATCCATCTTCCCCCCTCTTCCTGTAGAGGATGAAAGTTGGGGCGGAAATGGTGGTGGTCAAGGAAGAGATGGGAAGCATGATCAAAGGCAGTGGGCAAGGGAATTTTCAATCCTAGCTGCCATGCCATGTAAGACCCCGGAAGAAAGACAAATCCGAGACCGGAAAGCTTTCTTACTTCACAGTCTATTCGTCGACGTTTCAGTTTTTAAAGCAGTTGCGGCAATTCAGCATCTTATCGACAGCCGTAAGTGCTTGAATGAAAATCCAAGTAGTCATCCAAACTCAATTTCTTATGAGAAACAAGTTGGTGATTTAAGGATCACAGTAACAAGAGATGCACATGACGCAAGCACGAAGCTGGATGGTAAAAATGATGGAAGTCAGCCACCCGGAATGTCATCTGAGGAGCTTGCTCAAAGAAATTTAATGAAAGGGATAACTGCAGATGAGAGTGCGACAGTTCAT GATACTGCTACTTTAGGTGTTGTGGTAGTTAGACATTGTGGATACACGGCAGTTGTAAAAGTTCCAGTCATTGTCAATTGCGAGGGGACTCCTGTGCCTCAGGACATTGACATTGAAGACCAACCTGATGGAGGTGCCAATGCCTTGAATGTCAACAG CTTGCGGATGTTATTGCACGAGGCATCCACACCTCAATCGCCTGGTGGAGACCAACGCTCAGAGTCTGACGATTTAAAGTCTGCCAGGTTGTTAATACGGAAAGTAATAGGGGATAGTCTAGCAAAGTTACAAGGAGAGCCTACTAAACAGAGAAGATCCATCCGATGGGAGCTTGGAGCATGTTGGGTGCAACATTTGCAAAACCAGGCTTCTGGGAAAACTGAATCTACGAAGAGTGATGATAAAAAAGTGGAACCCACTGTCAAAGGTCTAGGGAAGCTAGGGGGACTGCTAAAGGAGATTAAGAAGAAGACAGATGACAAGAGCAGCAAACTTGATACGGGAAAGGAAAATTCTACCTGTAATAGCTCCAGCTCAAGCAAGAAAGACACAACGGATACTGCTGACCGGAAAGAACTAGAGAAACAAGAGTTGGAAAAGGAAGCGATGTTGAGAAAGCTGCTTCCTGGCCCAGCATTTCTACGTCTGAAAGAATCTGAAACCGGTCTGCATTTGAAG tcacctgatgagttgactcaGATGGCCCATAAATATTATGCTGATACTGCATTGCCAAAACTG GTAGCAGATTTTGGTTCCCTTGAACTTTCTCCAGTTGACGGAAGAACATTGACTGATTTTATGCACACAAGGGGTTTGCAGATGCATTCTTTGGGATGTGTG GTTGAACTTGCAGACAAGCTCCCTCATGTACAATCTCTATGTATCCATGAGATGGTTGTTCGGGCCTTTAAGCATATACTCCAAGCAGTTGTTGCGGCGGTGGATGATGTCGCTGACTTGGCTGCATCAGTAGCCTCATGTTTGAATATCTTGCTTGGATCTCCATCAGTTGAAAATGCTAATATGGAGTTGGTTAATGATGATAACCTCAAATGGAGGTGGGTCAAAACCTTCCTTTTGAAGAGGTTTGGATGGGGATTGAAAGATGAAAGTTGTTGTGATTACCTCAAATGGAGAAAGTTTGCTATTCTTCGTGGCCTTTGCCACAAG GTTGGACTTGAGCTATTTCCCAGAGACTATGATATGGATGCCGCATCTCCCTTTAGGAGCACAGATATTATCAGCATGGTCCCTGTATATAAG CATGTAGCTTGCTCCTCTGCAGATGGACGCACGCTGTTGGAATCATCCAAGACTTCCTTGGATAAAGGCAAGTTGGAGGATGCTGTCAACTATGGCACTAAG GCACTTTCAAAACTTGTGGCAGTATGTGGTCCTTATCATCGAATGACTGCCGGAGCATATAGTCTTTTGGCTGTAGTTCTTTACCACACAGGTGATTTTAACCAG GCAACCATCTATCAACAAAAGGCTTTGGATATAAATGAGCGGGAACTTGGTCTTGATCATCCGGATACAATGAAAAGTTATGGGGATCTTGCTGTTTTTTACTATCGGCTTCAACACACTGAATTGGCCCTAAA GTATGTTAACCGTGCATTGTATCTATTGCATCTAACATGTGGCCCTTCGCATCcgaacactgctgcaacctacaTTAATGTGGCAATGATGGAAGAAGGCCTTGGCAACATACATGTTGCACTCAGATACCTGCATGAGGCTCTCAAGTGTAACCAAAGACTGCTTGGAGCTGATCACATACAG ACTGCAGCCAGTTACCATGCCATCGCCATTGCTCTTTCTTTGATGGAAGCCTACTCATTAAGTGTTCAACACGAGCAGACCACACTTCAAATATTGCAGGCCAAACTTGGTACGGAAGATCTCCGAACTCAG GATGCTGCTGCATGGCTTGAATACTTCGAGTCCAAGGCCTTGGAGCAGCAAGAAGCTGCACGCAATGGTACTCCGAAACCAGATGCCTCTATTGCCAGCAAAGGCCACCTCAG TGTGTCGGACCTTCTGGATTACATAAACCCAGATGTGGATATGAAAGTAAGAGACATTCAGAGGAGACAAGCTGCCCGTGCAAAG ATGAGAGGCAAACCAGGCCAAAATCAATGGGAAACTGCCACAGATGAAGATCAAAAGGATGCACCTTTATCACCAACTTACCCTTTGAATGAGAACTCCAATGATAAAGAAAACAGCACCAAAACTCAACCTGTTGAATCCAAGGACAAGATGCCTGTCATCGGTGTGGCAGATGAGCTGCCTGCATTGCACCAACAAGATGAAACAATGCAGGTCGACACCTCTGATGAAGGGTGGCAAGAAGCCGTCCCGAAGGGCCGCACTCCTGCAAGTCGCAAGTCTTCTAGTTCAAGGAGACCAAGCCTAGCAAAACTCAATACAAGCTCTGTGAACAGCTCAGAATCCGCACAATATAGAGCAAAAACCACCAACTTCCCTTCCCCAAGAATGTCTCTGAGTGATTTTGTtggagctgctgctgctgctgctgtttctACTCCCAAGAAGTTGCTCAAGACCTCAAGCTTCAGTCCAAAACCCAATGCCCTTACCATCTCAGCGAGCAGTGTGGAGAAATCCACTAATGCAAAATCAGCACCAGCTAGCCCTTCCAGTAAAATCCAACCTGTCAAATTGGCTCCTCTATCTAGTCCAATCAGCACGCAGTCGGCTGGAAAACTTCTGTCATACAAAGAAGTAGCATTGGCTCCACCAGGGACAGTAATGAAGGTTGTGGCGGAGCAGCGGCCAAAGGAGAACCATCCAGACGAGCAGAAACATCTAGTAACTGAAGAAGCAACAGCTACTGAAAAGCTCAATGGAGAGAAAAAGGTTCAGAGTACTGTTGAAGAAGTGGACGAAGTGCCGTCCTCTGGTCAGGAAGTAAAGAGTCCTGTTGGCATTCAGGTAAAAAAAGCAGAAGCAGACGATGCTGTGGCAACAGAATCCTCTCAGGAAGCAAAGACTGTTGCTGTTGAGGAAAAGGATGCAGTGTCCTCTGGTCAGGAAGTAAAGAGTCCTGTTGGCATTGAGGAAAAAAAAGCAGAAGCAGACGATGCTGTGGCAACAGAATCCTCTCAGGAAGCAAAGACTGTTGCTGTTGAGGAAAAGGAAGTCGCTGAATCAGTAGCTGCAAATCCCACTTCCCCAAAAGAAACGAATGCTGAAACTTCAGAAACAGGTGGGATCATGGAGAAGCAATGTGGACCCACTTCCGATTTGGAAACCCAATCAGTTTTAACAGAAGAGACACCTAACTTGACAGAGAAGTGCACCGCCAATGCTGAAAATAAAGCAACGGAGGAAGGAGATGGGAAGCTGCAACCTCAACTCAATGAACACGAAACTGAGAAAACTTCGGCAAACGAAGGTGAAAAGCACGATGAAGAGGTGGGAACTGGGAAAGAGACAAGCAAGAAACTCTCGGCTGCCGCCCCTCCATTTAACCCATCTATGATTCCGGTTTTCGGGTCAGTTCCTGTGCCAGGTTTCAAAGATCATGGAGGAATTTTGCCTCCACCAGTGAATACTCCTCCAATGCTGACGGTTAATCCTGTCCGTAAGTCTTCTCACCACTCGGTGACTGCAAGGGTGCCATATGGTCCACGTCTCTCTGGTAATTACAACCGATCTGGGAACCGGGTCCCACGTAGCAAGCCTGTTTTGCAGAATGGTGAACATGCCATTGATGGTAATCACTTCATCCCTCCGTTAATAATGAACCCGCATGCCGCTGAGTTTATACCAGGCCAGCCATGGCTTCCCAATGGTTATCTGGTCTCCCCAAACGGTTTTCCAGTGTCCCCAAATGGATATCCGGTGTCCCCGAACGGCTTCCTGATATCCCCCGAGAGTATCCCAGTGAGCCCCAACAGTTTTCTGGCATCTCCTAACAGTTCACTTGCATCGCCTATGCTGGCTGCTGATGAAGTAATTGAAAGTGGATCTCAAGGAGAAGAAAATGCTGATGTGACCGAAAAGCCTCCTCTGGAAGTGAAAGAAGAGAGCCTGGAGCAGCAAATAGATCAGCCCCCAGCTAATGAAGAGACCCATCTCAGCGACACTGAACAAAATCCCATTCCAATAGCTGCTGTTTCTGAAGAAGTTGTGATGGCAGCAAAAGAAGATTGCAACAGTACTAGAATTGAGGAAAAACCAGTGAAGTGTTGGGGTGATTACAGTGACAATGAAGCTGAGGTAATTGAGGTTAGGAGTTGA